In Colias croceus chromosome 12, ilColCroc2.1, one genomic interval encodes:
- the LOC123696447 gene encoding protein phosphatase PTC7 homolog, with the protein MMHSIFWTGRVLSRAIRNGLSNLSSATELNVSNKKHPYLVSVVCGFPKDIANGRSHKGQFGDDAWFSTNFNNADVIGVADGVGGWRAYGIDPGEFSSYLMKTCERLVRMGHFKLSEPSDLLAKSYYELLEHKKPILGSSTACVMILDRNESIMRAANIGDSGYMVVRGSRIVHRSHEQQHYFNTPYQLSLPPPGHDRNVLSDRPESAETAEFKVECGDVILVATDGVFDNVPETVLVAEMRRAHGADNDAQKLQAVANSIAWMARNLSFDGCYMSPFAKSARQNGIDAIGGKPDDITVLLAIVAL; encoded by the exons ATGATGCATTCTATATTTTGGACAGGCAGAGTGTTATCACGTGCTATAAGAAATGGACTTTCGAATTTATCAAGTGCTACTGAATTAAACGTCTCTAATAAAAAACATCCGTACTTAGTGTCAGTGGTTTGTGGATTTCCAAAAGACATTGCTAACGGAAGGTCACATAAGGGGCAATTTGGCGACGATGCTTGGTTCTCTACAAACTTCAACAATGCGGATGTTATTG GTGTTGCTGATGGAGTCGGTGGATGGAGGGCTTATGGCATTGATCCAGGGGAGTTTTCATCATATCTCATGAAGACATGCGAGAGGCTCGTGCGAATGGGCCATTTCAAACTGTCTGAACCTAGTGATCTTCTAGCAAAGTCGTATTATGAATTACTGGAGCATAAAAAACCTATTTTag GTAGTAGCACAGCCTGTGTGATGATACTGGACCGCAACGAGAGTATAATGCGGGCAGCTAACATCGGCGATAGTGGGTACATGGTGGTTCGAGGATCCCGGATCGTGCACAGGTCGCACGAACAACAACATTACTTTAACACGCCGTACCAACTCAGTCTGCCGCCGCCTGGACACGACAGAAATGTACTTAGTGATAG gCCCGAATCGGCGGAGACGGCGGAATTCAAAGTTGAGTGCGGGGACGTGATCCTCGTGGCCACTGACGGCGTGTTCGACAACGTGCCCGAGACGGTGCTCGTCGCGGAGATGCGGCGAGCGCACGGGGCTGATAACGACGCGCAGAAGTTGCAAGCCGTGGCTAATTCCATCGCGTGGATGGCGCGCAATCTATCGTTTGACGGTTGCTACATGTCGCCGTTCGCTAAGAGCGCCCGCCAGAACGGGATCGATGCTATAG
- the LOC123696446 gene encoding AP-2 complex subunit alpha, with amino-acid sequence MPAVRGDGMRGLAVFISDIRNCKSKEAEIKRINKELANIRSKFKGDKTLDGYQKKKYVCKLLFIFLLGHDIDFGHMEAVNLLSSNKYSEKQIGYLFISVLVNTNSDLIKLIIQSIKNDLQSRNPIHVNLALQCIANIGSKEMAEAFATEIPKLLVSGDTMDVVKQSAALCLLRLFRKSPEIIPGGEWTSRIIHLLNDPHMGVVTAATSLIDALVKKNPDEYKGCVTLAVARLSRIVTASYTDLQDYTYYFVPAPWLSVKLLRLLQNYTPPSEEPGVRGRLSECLETIFNKAQEPPKSKKVQHSNAKNAVLFEAISLIIHNDSEPNLLVRACNQLGQFLSNRETNLRYLALESMCHLATSEFSHEAVKKHQEVVILSMKMEKDVSVRQQAVDLLYAMCDKTNAEEIVQEMLAYLETADYSIREEMVLKVAILAEKYATDFTWYVDVILNLIRIAGDYVSEEVWYRVIQIVINREEVQAYAAKTVFEALQAPTCHENMVKVGGYILGEFGNLIAGDTRSSPQVQFELLHSKYHLCSAATRALLLSTYIKLVNLFPEIKSRVQEVFRADSNLRSADVELQQRASEYLQLSIVASSDVLATVLEEMPAFPERESSILAVLKKKKPGRIPDDVRESKSPQPNATPAPVINNSANSVNSSADLLGLATPPGTTTTTTGNGLLDVLGDLYTAPKMSPTTVQQNNIKKFLFKNNGVLFENDLIQIGVKSEFRQNLGRIGLFYGNKTQFAIQNVHPELIWTDLHKLNVQMKPMEPILEAGAQIQQMLTAECIEDFADAPSMSVSFVYNNVPQKITMKLPLTLNKFFEPTEMNGESFFARWKNLGGEQQRAQKIFKAQGSIDIAATRTKLSGFGMQLLDGIDPNPDNFVCAGIVHTRLQQVGCLMRLEPNKQAQMFRLTVRSSKETVSQEICNLLADQF; translated from the coding sequence ATGCCTGCCGTCAGGGGAGATGGTATGCGAGGACTCGCAGTCTTTATATCAGACATAAGAAACTGTAAAAGCAAAGAAgcagaaataaaaagaataaataaggAGCTAGCTAATATAAGAAGCAAATTCAAAGGAGATAAAACCCTAGATGGATACCAGAAAAAGAAGTACGTATGCAAACTTCTGTTTATATTCTTACTTGGTCATGATATTGACTTCGGTCATATGGAAGCAGTAAATTTGCTGTcctcaaataaatattctgaAAAGCAAATAGGATACCTATTCATTTCTGTCTTGGTCAACACCAATAGTGATCTCATCAAACTTATTATTCAAAGCATAAAGAACGATTTACAGTCTCGAAATCCTATCCATGTTAATCTTGCACTCCAGTGCATTGCAAATATTGGTAGCAAAGAGATGGCTGAGGCTTTTGCTACTGAGATACCTAAATTGCTTGTCTCCGGTGATACTATGGATGTAGTTAAACAGTCGGCTGCTCTTTGCCTTCTTAGACTGTTTCGTAAATCACCAGAAATTATACCAGGTGGTGAGTGGACATCCAGAatcatacatttattaaatgatcCACACATGGGCGTTGTAACTGCTGCTACTTCTTTAATAGATGCCCTAGTGAAGAAAAATCCTGATGAGTACAAAGGTTGTGTCACATTAGCTGTGGCAAGACTGAGCAGAATTGTAACTGCTAGTTACACAGATCTCCAAGATTATACATACTATTTTGTTCCCGCGCCTTGGCTATCGGTGAAACTTCTGCGTCTTCTACAAAATTATACACCTCCATCTGAAGAACCTGGTGTCAGGGGGAGATTATCTGAATGTTTGGAGACCATTTTTAACAAAGCTCAAGAACCTCCCAAGTCTAAGAAAGTTCAACATTCCAATGCTAAAAATGCTGTTCTCTTTGAAGCTATAAGtctaataatacataatgaCAGTGAGCCTAATTTATTAGTTCGAGCTTGTAATCAGCTTGGCCAATTTTTAAGTAACCGAGAAACAAATCTGCGTTACTTAGCTCTTGAATCCATGTGCCATCTGGCTACGTCAGAGTTCTCTCATGAAGCCGTCAAGAAACATCAAGAAGTTGTTATTCTTTCAATGAAAATGGAGAAAGATGTATCTGTACGACAACAAGCTGTTGACTTACTGTATGCAATGTGTGATAAAACCAATGCTGAAGAAATAGTGCAAGAAATGTTAGCTTATCTAGAAACAGCTGATTATTCAATAAGAGAAGAAATGGTCTTGAAAGTTGCTATCTTAGCTGAAAAATATGCAACAGACTTCACTTGGTATGTTGATGTGATACTTAATCTTATTAGAATAGCAGGGGATTATGTTTCAGAGGAAGTATGGTACAGAGTTATTCAGATCGTAATAAACAGGGAGGAGGTTCAAGCATATGCAGCAAAAACAGTTTTTGAAGCTTTACAAGCCCCTACCTGTCATGAGAATATGGTTAAAGTGGGAGGGTATATTTTGGGTGAATTTGGAAATTTAATTGCTGGTGATACTAGATCATCACCTCAGGTTCAATTTGAACTCCTTCATTCTAAGTATCATTTATGTTCAGCCGCAACAAGAGCATTACTTCTATCAACTTATATAAAACTTGTTAACCTTTTCCCAGAGATAAAATCTCGAGTTCAGGAAGTATTTAGAGCAGATTCTAATCTACGCTCAGCAGATGTGGAGCTGCAACAGAGAGCATCTGAATACTTGCAGCTGAGTATTGTTGCTAGTTCTGATGTATTAGCAACAGTACTGGAGGAAATGCCAGCATTCCCAGAAAGAGAATCTTCAATTTTGGCtgttttgaaaaagaaaaaaccaGGACGTATTCCAGATGATGTCAGAGAATCGAAGAGCCCTCAACCAAATGCTACTCCGGCACCTGTTATTAACAATTCTGCTAATTCAGTAAACTCCAGTGCAGATCTTTTAGGCTTGGCCACCCCTCCTGGAACTACAACAACCACTACAGGAAATGGTTTACTGGATGTTCTTGGAGATTTATACACAGCTCCTAAAATGAGCCCTACAACAGTCCAACAAAATAACATCAAgaagtttttgtttaaaaataatggagTTCTATTTGAAAATGACCTCATACAAATTGGGGTCAAGAGTGAATTTAGACAGAATCTTGGAAGAATTGGCTTGTTTTATGGAAATAAGACACAATTTGCTATTCAGAATGTGCACCCAGAATTAATTTGGACAGATTTGCATAAACTTAATGTGCAAATGAAACCCATGGAACCAATTTTGGAAGCAGGTGCTCAAATCCAGCAAATGCTGACTGCTGAATGCATTGAAGATTTTGCAGATGCACCAAGCATGTCTGTGTcttttgtttacaataatGTTCCTCAAAAAATAACCATGAAACTCCCTCTTACATTGAACAAATTTTTTGAGCCAACTGAAATGAATGGTGAATCATTTTTTGCAAGGTGGAAAAATTTGGGTGGGGAACAACAGAGAgcacaaaaaatttttaaggCACAAGGTTCTATTGATATAGCTGCAACCCGTACAAAATTATCTGGTTTTGGTATGCAGCTTTTAGATGGTATTGATCCTAATCCTGATAACTTTGTTTGTGCTGGAATTGTCCATACCAGGCTTCAACAAGTAGGCTGTCTTATGAGATTAGAACCGAATAAACAAGCTCAAATGTTTAGACTTACTGTAAGATCAAGTAAAGAAACAGTTTCTCAAGAAATTTGTAATCTATTGGCAGATCAGTTCTAA
- the LOC123696448 gene encoding INO80 complex subunit E: protein MLDGWYCRSMANMQANEEASVNSSSAVADTSQADSNKDYSSESSSDPEPEPNYRAQYLALKKKLKYLIYENECFQDALRSSQKRLLKVSRDRTFLLDRLLQYEKPDSSTSESEDTESSDDTSCTNTDTVKRKKMEANASQPALSTPSSMNKGLNSNIKRKRAVVPKKPTNANHPQGSTNSLAKASPALGFGLTASDGHMTPEEVERHLQSRQTYLKLLPERAPPTVPTEMFSNDPSLDSESNDVLENSPNVEEWFD, encoded by the exons ATGCTCGATGGGTGGTATTGCCGTTCTATGGCTAATATGCAAGCTAATGAAGAAGCAAGTGTAAATAGTAGTAGTGCTGTTGCTGACACCTCTCAAGCAGATTCAAATAAAGATTATTCTAGTGAAAGCAGTAGTGATCCAGAGCCTGAACCGAATTATAGAGCACAATACTTGgctttaaaaaagaaattgaaatatttgatttat GAAAATGAATGCTTTCAAGATGCTTTAAGGTCCAGCCAAAAAAGGTTATTAAAAGTATCTAGAGATCgaacttttttattagatagattACTGCAGTATGAAAAGCCTGACAGTTCTACATCTGAAAGTGAAGATACAGAGTCATCTGATGATACAAGTTGTACAAATACAGATACAGTGAAAAG AAAGAAAATGGAAGCCAATGCTAGTCAACCAGCTTTATCAACACCATCTTCAATGAACAAAGGTCTCAATAGTAATATCAAAAGGAAAAGAGCAGTTGTTCCTAAAAAACCTACAAATGCTAATCATCCT CAAGGTAGTACAAACTCACTGGCCAAAGCATCACCAGCTCTTGGATTTGGACTAACAGCAAGTGATGGCCACATGACTCCTGAGGAAGTAGAACGTCATCTACAATCTAGACAAACATATTTGAAGTTATTACCTGAACGTGCACCACCAACTGTGCCCACAGAGATGTTTAGCAATGATCCATCTCTGGACAG tgaATCTAATGATGTTCTGGAAAATTCACCCAATGTGGAGGAGTGGTTTGATTAA